The following are from one region of the Amedibacterium intestinale genome:
- a CDS encoding alpha/beta fold hydrolase, with product MEYITKTISSEYDGLLLEALVLVPEGKPKGIIQISHGMSEYKERYLAFMNFLVEYHYICVIHDHRGHGKSVKDGKDLGYFYTDKTDGIIQDLHQITMYIKQEYPNLPVYLFAHSMGTLIARNYMKLYDAEVEKVILCGIPTKNPFTSFALFLSKLSTKLWGGKHRNHLLNFLAFQPYNLGYKIKNSWLCSDENIVKQYNDDPYCGFVFTNNGFLNLFQMLKDAYEKNDWQVHHVSLPILLIGGEDDPVIQNKKKFYETERFLQSLGYVEVKGKLYKGKRHELLNEINKKEVYQDILDFYQSEKEF from the coding sequence ATGGAATATATAACAAAAACAATATCTTCAGAATATGATGGTCTTTTGCTGGAAGCACTGGTACTGGTACCAGAAGGAAAACCAAAGGGAATCATACAAATATCACATGGCATGTCGGAATATAAAGAACGCTATCTTGCTTTTATGAACTTCTTAGTTGAATATCACTATATTTGTGTCATTCATGATCATAGAGGACATGGAAAAAGTGTAAAAGATGGAAAGGATCTGGGGTATTTTTATACAGATAAGACAGATGGGATTATTCAGGATTTGCATCAGATAACGATGTATATAAAACAAGAATATCCAAATCTTCCTGTTTATTTGTTCGCCCATAGTATGGGAACTTTAATCGCAAGAAACTATATGAAACTATACGATGCAGAAGTAGAGAAAGTAATCTTATGTGGAATTCCTACAAAGAATCCATTCACATCATTTGCATTATTTCTATCAAAGCTATCTACAAAATTGTGGGGAGGAAAACACCGGAATCATCTTCTTAATTTTTTAGCTTTTCAGCCATATAATCTAGGTTATAAGATAAAGAATTCATGGCTTTGCAGTGATGAAAACATAGTAAAACAATACAATGATGATCCATATTGTGGTTTTGTGTTTACGAATAATGGTTTTTTGAATTTGTTTCAAATGTTGAAAGATGCTTATGAAAAAAATGATTGGCAAGTACATCATGTTTCACTGCCTATTTTATTAATTGGCGGAGAGGATGATCCGGTGATTCAAAACAAGAAAAAGTTTTATGAAACAGAGCGCTTCTTACAATCTTTGGGTTATGTAGAAGTTAAAGGTAAGTTATATAAAGGAAAAAGACATGAATTATTAAATGAGATAAATAAAAAAGAAGTTTATCAGGATATTTTAGATTTTTACCAATCAGAAAAGGAATTTTGA
- the treR gene encoding trehalose operon repressor, with amino-acid sequence MPKYQQIFEQLRAEIADKTIKANSYLPSENELMKKYDASRDTIRKALNLLSTNGYIQKEKGKGSLVLDTSTINFPVSGVTSYKELEKSNLVHETKTHVIEFKRMPADEEIKNLLYMQGGDVYKVVRVREIEKEKIILDTDYLKADVVEGLKKEHAQNSLYEYIEKDLGLSVSFARKEITVIPATKEEKQLLDMKDYDLLVCVRSFTYLEDATLFEYTVSKHRPDKFRFVDFARRDKTQKM; translated from the coding sequence ATGCCAAAATATCAACAGATTTTTGAACAGTTGCGTGCAGAAATTGCAGATAAAACAATAAAAGCAAATTCCTATTTGCCAAGTGAAAATGAATTGATGAAAAAATACGATGCTTCCAGAGATACGATTCGTAAAGCTTTAAATTTATTATCGACAAATGGATATATTCAAAAAGAAAAGGGAAAGGGCTCACTTGTTTTAGATACCTCTACCATTAATTTTCCTGTATCTGGTGTAACCAGTTATAAGGAATTAGAAAAAAGTAATCTTGTGCATGAAACAAAAACGCATGTAATCGAATTTAAACGTATGCCAGCCGATGAAGAAATAAAAAATTTACTTTATATGCAGGGTGGCGATGTTTATAAAGTGGTACGTGTTCGTGAAATAGAAAAAGAAAAAATTATTTTAGATACAGATTATTTAAAGGCAGATGTTGTGGAAGGGTTGAAAAAGGAACATGCGCAAAACTCTTTGTATGAATATATTGAAAAGGATCTAGGTCTTTCTGTTAGCTTTGCTCGTAAAGAAATAACGGTAATTCCAGCTACAAAGGAAGAAAAACAACTTTTGGATATGAAGGATTATGATTTGCTTGTTTGTGTTCGATCCTTTACTTATTTGGAAGATGCAACGTTATTTGAGTATACAGTATCAAAACATAGACCGGATAAATTTCGTTTTGTGGATTTTGCTAGAAGAGATAAAACACAAAAGATGTAA